The following are encoded in a window of Chryseobacterium sp. genomic DNA:
- a CDS encoding zinc-dependent metalloprotease — protein MFQQTDDKIIAVSLINEAYINSRDSSMDFLIPAAASHKTNQNICLSQTPACGATTIDVMVVYTSAARLGWGSVAQSNSQIATAITNFNLSLINSGIPDTTINLVYAGEIDYTESGNISTDLNRLRLPADGFMDDAHTLRTTYGADLCALITATPTNTCGLGYLNTNPSNYSNSAAFSVSLRNCAVSNYTLSHEIRHNMGLNHDWYVNQSNNPCSNMHGYVNQTAVTLGTASSTSQRWRTLMAYNDECADAGINCSRTNRWANPLVNYNGEPTGIAAPNPTPSDEAFGFARFACVVADFMPTANMNTVESVIDTRNELTVYPNPASEEINISTGNSEANTFRIINMAGQVVHTGKNRTVNIRHLSPGEYILTVSDTDGAFKGSAKFIVK, from the coding sequence ATGTTCCAGCAAACAGATGACAAGATCATTGCAGTTTCACTGATTAATGAGGCATACATCAACAGCCGGGATTCCAGTATGGATTTCCTGATTCCGGCTGCGGCAAGCCATAAAACAAACCAGAACATCTGCCTTTCACAGACACCTGCCTGCGGGGCCACGACCATTGATGTCATGGTGGTGTACACCTCAGCTGCCAGACTGGGCTGGGGAAGCGTGGCACAAAGTAATTCGCAGATTGCTACTGCCATCACCAATTTCAACCTGTCGCTTATTAATTCGGGAATACCGGATACTACAATAAATCTGGTCTATGCCGGCGAAATAGATTACACCGAGAGTGGAAACATTAGTACCGACCTAAACAGACTGCGTTTGCCGGCAGACGGATTTATGGATGATGCACACACACTGAGAACCACATACGGTGCAGATTTATGTGCTTTGATTACAGCAACACCTACCAACACCTGCGGCCTGGGTTATCTAAACACCAATCCTTCCAACTACAGCAATAGCGCGGCGTTTTCGGTTTCGTTAAGGAACTGTGCTGTATCGAATTATACTTTAAGCCATGAAATAAGACACAATATGGGTCTTAACCATGACTGGTATGTGAACCAAAGCAATAACCCCTGCTCCAATATGCACGGCTATGTAAATCAAACTGCAGTTACACTTGGCACAGCCAGTTCCACGTCACAGCGCTGGCGTACGCTCATGGCTTATAATGACGAATGTGCCGATGCGGGCATCAACTGCTCCAGAACCAACCGGTGGGCCAACCCGTTGGTTAATTACAATGGTGAACCTACCGGAATAGCAGCTCCGAATCCCACACCGTCTGATGAAGCTTTCGGTTTCGCACGTTTTGCATGCGTGGTTGCCGATTTTATGCCAACTGCAAACATGAACACTGTAGAATCGGTTATTGACACCAGGAATGAATTGACTGTATATCCAAATCCGGCTTCAGAGGAAATCAATATCAGCACCGGAAACAGTGAGGCCAATACCTTCCGGATCATCAACATGGCAGGGCAGGTTGTACATACAGGTAAGAATAGAACGGTAAACATACGGCATTTGAGTCCGGGCGAATACATCCTGACGGTTTCGGACACTGACGGAGCGTTTAAGGGCTCAGCAAAATTCATCGTAAAATAA
- a CDS encoding HupE/UreJ family protein, producing MQDFLFYLSLGWEHIISLDALDHQLFVLVLVVVFSMKDWKKILWLITAFTIGHSITLALSVLDLVKVPGQWVEFLIPLTIFITAADNILMKNRQQNLMKMNHYLAMIFGLIHGMGFANTARMTMASEQDLFLPLLGFNIGLELGQILVVALILALQWLILAIFKANRKDWILFVSAGVFALSLQMTLERLPF from the coding sequence ATGCAGGATTTTCTATTTTATCTGAGTTTGGGTTGGGAGCACATAATCTCCCTTGACGCCCTGGATCACCAGCTCTTTGTACTGGTACTGGTTGTGGTTTTCAGCATGAAGGACTGGAAAAAAATCCTCTGGCTAATTACCGCATTCACCATAGGCCACTCCATCACATTGGCACTAAGTGTATTGGATTTGGTAAAGGTACCGGGCCAATGGGTAGAGTTCCTGATACCACTCACCATTTTTATCACGGCTGCAGACAATATCCTGATGAAAAACAGACAGCAGAATCTGATGAAAATGAACCATTATCTGGCGATGATTTTCGGCCTCATCCATGGAATGGGTTTCGCAAACACCGCGCGGATGACAATGGCCAGTGAGCAGGATCTGTTTTTACCTTTACTGGGTTTCAATATTGGCCTGGAACTGGGACAAATTCTTGTAGTTGCGCTCATTCTCGCACTGCAATGGCTTATTTTGGCGATTTTTAAAGCCAACCGCAAAGACTGGATACTTTTTGTTTCGGCAGGAGTTTTTGCTTTGTCTCTGCAGATGACGCTGGAAAGGCTGCCCTTTTGA
- a CDS encoding DUF6702 family protein, whose amino-acid sequence MHKLLVLISLFLFSALPASEIHPYHVGSVEFRYNASSKTFEISARFFLDDLENALKEKYGEALHFNNESYQPKINTLLINYLSGHLKLKADNKVLNLTYLGFEEDSEAVNIYLESQKLDSPKKVEAAVSVLYNLFDDQINIIHIIVNGNRQSHKLSYPDRYLYRNF is encoded by the coding sequence ATGCATAAACTGCTGGTCCTGATATCCCTCTTTCTGTTTTCGGCTCTTCCCGCAAGCGAAATACACCCCTATCATGTAGGTTCGGTTGAATTCAGATACAATGCATCATCCAAAACCTTTGAGATCAGCGCCAGGTTTTTCCTGGATGATCTGGAAAACGCGCTAAAGGAAAAATATGGCGAGGCACTGCACTTTAATAATGAGTCGTATCAGCCAAAAATAAACACATTACTTATTAATTACCTTTCCGGCCATCTGAAACTGAAAGCAGACAATAAGGTGTTAAATCTGACTTATCTCGGATTTGAAGAAGACAGTGAAGCGGTGAATATTTACCTGGAATCGCAGAAACTTGATTCTCCCAAAAAGGTAGAAGCCGCCGTGAGTGTGCTTTATAATCTTTTTGACGATCAGATCAACATCATTCATATTATCGTAAACGGCAACAGGCAAAGCCATAAACTCAGTTATCCGGACCGTTACCTTTACCGGAATTTCTAG
- the radA gene encoding DNA repair protein RadA encodes MAKLKTAYFCQNCGTQYPQWLGQCKNCGEWNTLVEEIVEKSPARTTGSKSKQHIINIIEVETSEEPRITTPSEELNRVLGGGIVLGSVTLIGGEPGIGKSTLLLQLALKMKKKILYVSGEESASQIKMRADRLTELQNPNCYLFTETSVEKILHEAKKLQPDFVIIDSIQTLQSQLIESSPGTVSQIRECSNEIIKFAKDSNTPVFLVGHITKDGQIAGPKVLEHMVDVVLNFDGDRNHLFRLLRANKNRFGSTSEIGIYEMVAQGLKEIKNPSEILITKKFEELSGNSVAVTLEGNRPMLIEIQALVSSAVYGTPQRSCTGYDSKRLNMLLAVLEKRAGFQLGAKDVFLNITGGIKTDDPALDLAVVASILSSNEDSAISEHFCFAGEIGLSGEIRPVAQIEQRISEAEKLGYEQIFVSKLNKLPKRKSGIIVEEVSKVEEFHDRLF; translated from the coding sequence ATGGCAAAACTCAAAACTGCATATTTCTGTCAGAATTGCGGAACTCAGTATCCTCAATGGTTAGGACAATGCAAGAATTGTGGCGAATGGAATACCCTTGTGGAGGAAATAGTAGAAAAATCTCCGGCCAGGACCACAGGCAGCAAATCCAAACAGCATATCATCAACATCATTGAAGTTGAGACCAGTGAGGAACCGCGCATTACAACACCTTCCGAGGAACTGAACCGCGTACTGGGCGGCGGTATCGTGCTGGGCTCAGTGACCCTCATAGGTGGCGAACCGGGGATTGGCAAATCCACGCTTCTACTGCAGCTTGCCCTGAAGATGAAGAAAAAGATTCTTTATGTGTCCGGCGAGGAGAGTGCGTCACAGATTAAAATGCGGGCCGACAGGCTTACAGAACTTCAGAACCCGAACTGCTACCTTTTCACCGAAACGTCAGTGGAAAAAATCCTGCACGAAGCAAAAAAACTGCAGCCCGATTTTGTAATTATCGACTCCATACAGACGCTGCAAAGCCAGCTTATTGAAAGTTCGCCCGGCACGGTTTCACAGATACGGGAATGCTCCAATGAGATTATTAAATTTGCCAAAGACAGCAATACACCTGTTTTTCTGGTAGGCCACATCACCAAAGACGGTCAGATTGCAGGGCCCAAGGTGCTGGAACATATGGTAGATGTAGTACTTAATTTTGACGGAGACCGCAACCATCTTTTCCGCCTTTTGCGTGCCAATAAAAACCGTTTCGGATCTACGTCAGAAATTGGAATTTACGAAATGGTGGCGCAGGGACTTAAGGAAATAAAAAACCCTTCAGAAATACTGATTACAAAAAAGTTTGAGGAACTCTCGGGCAATTCGGTAGCCGTTACGCTGGAAGGCAACCGGCCGATGCTTATCGAGATTCAGGCTCTTGTAAGTTCTGCGGTATACGGAACACCGCAAAGAAGCTGTACAGGATATGATTCCAAGCGTCTGAATATGCTGCTGGCAGTTTTGGAAAAACGTGCCGGGTTTCAGTTGGGAGCCAAAGATGTATTCCTGAACATCACCGGAGGCATCAAAACCGACGATCCGGCGCTGGACCTGGCCGTAGTAGCGTCTATACTTTCAAGCAATGAGGACAGCGCGATTTCGGAACACTTCTGCTTCGCCGGTGAAATTGGTCTGAGTGGCGAAATCCGTCCGGTAGCACAGATTGAGCAGCGTATTTCTGAAGCCGAAAAGCTGGGCTATGAACAAATATTTGTTTCCAAACTGAACAAACTTCCCAAAAGAAAGTCCGGGATTATTGTAGAGGAGGTTAGCAAGGTGGAAGAATTTCATGACCGTCTTTTTTAA
- a CDS encoding M1 family metallopeptidase: MKLFSLLLAMLLPMSFCAQNIQNNPGSNHGNKFEQLGTILPTPNVYRNASGAPGHQYWQNRADYEITAYLDEEKRNLRGSETLTYYNNSPDELEYLWLQLDENQQSSVNNAGYDMESTLPRQITTDRLKVTDLPAKDNGYGVNLEKVTDAAGNPLPYTVNKTMMRIDLPRPLKSGEKYTFKIDWNYNIPNRITMGGRGGYEHFPEDGNDLYTITQWFPRMCVYSDFKGWQHNQFTGRGEFALPFGNYKVSMNVPADHIVASTGEGKNFETVLTPTQLARWKKAQTASEPIEIVTLEEAKKAEKTRSKQRKTWFFEAENVRDFAWTSSRKFIWDGMKVVIPENNNQVMAMSLYPKESYHLYRKFSTRAVAHTILTYSEFTIPYPYPVAQSVEAANGMEYPMICFNYGRTEKDGTYSEGIKNGMIGVIIHEVGHNFFPMIVNSDERQWSWMDEGLNTFVEYLTEERWDNKFPSRRGPAHTIVDYMKLPKDQLEPIMVNSENIIHFGPNAYAKPATGLNILRETIMGREIFDKAFKTYSKRWAFRHPEPADFFRSMNDASAENLDWFWRGWFYGTDPVDIAIDKVTVAAPDLDATPQPFREVYNVDAPLLNSFDDISKIRNRNDKSITFYTDKDRESQDFYWRYARGREKVNTKREYTVERETMEKVAAKDKRDLQNIFGYQIDFVNKGGMVMPIILEFTFEDGTKLTDKSSAQIWRKDENKVSKTYFFDKKLKSIQLDPLRETADIDISNNFWGQIPAPVTKFEVFKQKAGNAVRGAAQERINPMQAAGK, encoded by the coding sequence ATGAAACTTTTTAGTCTGCTGCTCGCCATGCTGTTGCCCATGAGTTTTTGCGCTCAGAATATCCAGAATAATCCGGGAAGCAACCATGGAAACAAATTTGAACAGCTGGGAACCATCCTGCCCACTCCCAATGTGTATCGGAATGCCTCCGGCGCGCCCGGGCACCAATATTGGCAAAACCGCGCAGATTACGAAATTACGGCGTATCTGGATGAGGAAAAAAGAAATCTGCGGGGATCGGAGACTTTGACTTATTATAATAATTCACCGGACGAACTGGAATATCTGTGGCTGCAACTGGATGAAAACCAGCAGTCCTCAGTAAATAATGCAGGCTATGATATGGAATCCACCCTGCCACGTCAAATTACAACAGACCGCCTGAAAGTGACCGATCTGCCGGCAAAGGATAACGGCTACGGTGTAAATCTGGAAAAAGTTACTGATGCCGCGGGAAATCCCCTGCCCTACACCGTGAATAAAACCATGATGCGGATAGACCTGCCCAGACCGCTGAAAAGCGGAGAAAAATACACGTTTAAAATAGACTGGAATTACAATATTCCCAACCGTATAACAATGGGCGGCCGTGGTGGCTATGAACATTTTCCTGAAGACGGTAATGATCTGTACACCATAACACAATGGTTTCCCCGGATGTGCGTATACAGCGACTTTAAAGGCTGGCAGCATAACCAGTTTACGGGAAGAGGTGAATTTGCGCTCCCCTTCGGCAACTACAAAGTCTCCATGAATGTTCCCGCTGACCATATTGTTGCTTCAACAGGTGAAGGAAAGAATTTTGAAACAGTTCTGACACCTACTCAGCTTGCGCGGTGGAAAAAAGCCCAAACAGCTTCAGAACCAATTGAAATAGTTACTTTGGAGGAGGCCAAAAAAGCCGAAAAAACCAGGTCAAAACAGAGAAAAACCTGGTTTTTTGAGGCCGAAAACGTGCGCGATTTTGCGTGGACATCTTCCCGGAAATTTATTTGGGACGGTATGAAGGTTGTAATTCCTGAAAACAACAATCAGGTGATGGCCATGAGCCTCTACCCAAAAGAATCTTATCATCTTTACCGTAAATTTTCAACCCGGGCAGTTGCGCACACCATCCTTACCTACAGTGAATTCACAATTCCGTACCCCTATCCGGTGGCGCAGTCGGTGGAAGCTGCCAACGGTATGGAATATCCTATGATTTGCTTCAATTATGGCAGGACAGAAAAAGACGGGACTTATTCTGAGGGAATCAAGAACGGAATGATCGGCGTGATTATTCACGAAGTCGGACACAACTTTTTCCCAATGATTGTAAATTCAGACGAAAGGCAGTGGTCCTGGATGGATGAAGGTCTGAATACTTTTGTAGAGTACCTTACAGAGGAGAGATGGGACAATAAATTCCCTTCCCGCCGAGGACCGGCACACACGATCGTAGATTATATGAAGTTACCGAAAGACCAGCTGGAACCCATCATGGTGAATTCAGAGAACATCATCCATTTCGGCCCGAATGCTTATGCCAAACCTGCCACCGGCCTGAATATCCTGCGCGAAACAATAATGGGCCGTGAAATATTTGACAAAGCGTTCAAAACCTATTCAAAAAGATGGGCGTTCAGGCATCCCGAACCTGCAGATTTCTTCCGTTCAATGAATGATGCCAGTGCCGAAAACCTGGACTGGTTCTGGCGGGGCTGGTTTTACGGTACCGATCCGGTGGATATCGCTATTGATAAAGTAACTGTAGCTGCACCGGACCTGGACGCCACTCCGCAACCTTTTCGTGAGGTTTATAATGTAGACGCCCCACTTCTCAATTCATTTGATGACATTTCCAAAATCCGTAACCGTAATGATAAAAGTATCACCTTTTACACCGATAAAGACAGGGAAAGTCAGGATTTTTACTGGCGTTACGCACGTGGCCGGGAAAAAGTAAATACGAAGCGTGAATATACTGTTGAGCGCGAAACAATGGAGAAGGTAGCCGCCAAAGATAAGCGTGACCTGCAAAATATATTTGGCTATCAAATTGATTTTGTTAATAAGGGCGGGATGGTAATGCCCATCATTCTGGAGTTTACTTTCGAAGACGGTACAAAACTCACCGATAAATCCTCTGCCCAAATCTGGCGAAAGGATGAGAACAAAGTGTCCAAAACCTACTTCTTCGACAAAAAATTAAAGTCAATTCAGCTTGACCCACTGCGTGAAACCGCCGACATAGACATCAGCAATAATTTCTGGGGTCAGATTCCGGCTCCGGTCACAAAGTTTGAAGTCTTTAAACAAAAAGCAGGAAATGCGGTGCGCGGTGCAGCACAGGAACGGATAAATCCCATGCAGGCTGCGGGTAAATAA
- a CDS encoding phosphatase PAP2 family protein produces MNNRYRALVIFTVTFALVYNFSLWYASQLSDVSSVILSVEKHIHFLPWTIVPYLSSGAFFWITFSLLKNNDQLEVFLKRVLFMTVAAGLIFVAAPLKYAYPRPEIENPLYRGLFWLLEGVDDPYNQSPSLHVAFSFAFWTVFREVKSRWRPLIAVWLAMVALSTLTTYQHHLIDVFTGSILAHFTFLLFPSGPVQNSSRNLHTANFFFLGAWCTLAGAFVLADYLSPNWISLLVPSTLLFLLGLLFQLRLLGYIRRQTVRVNNVRER; encoded by the coding sequence ATGAATAACAGATACCGGGCACTTGTTATCTTTACCGTGACCTTTGCACTGGTTTACAATTTTTCGCTTTGGTATGCGTCCCAACTTTCAGATGTAAGCTCTGTTATACTCTCTGTTGAGAAGCATATTCATTTCCTTCCGTGGACCATTGTTCCGTACCTTTCGAGTGGTGCATTTTTCTGGATCACATTTTCGTTACTGAAAAATAATGACCAATTGGAGGTTTTCCTGAAGCGCGTACTTTTTATGACTGTTGCTGCAGGTTTGATATTTGTTGCAGCCCCCTTAAAATATGCTTATCCCCGACCTGAAATTGAGAATCCACTCTACCGTGGACTGTTTTGGCTGCTGGAAGGTGTGGACGATCCCTACAACCAGTCACCTTCGCTTCACGTAGCTTTTTCCTTTGCGTTCTGGACTGTCTTCCGTGAAGTAAAATCACGGTGGCGGCCGCTTATTGCAGTCTGGCTGGCCATGGTAGCCCTATCCACTCTCACCACCTATCAGCATCACCTTATTGATGTTTTTACAGGCAGCATTCTGGCCCATTTCACCTTCCTTCTGTTTCCATCCGGGCCTGTGCAAAATTCTTCACGCAACCTGCATACCGCCAATTTTTTCTTCCTGGGCGCATGGTGCACACTTGCCGGTGCCTTTGTTCTGGCCGACTATCTGAGTCCAAACTGGATTTCACTTTTGGTACCTTCTACCCTACTTTTTCTGCTTGGTCTGCTGTTCCAGCTTAGGCTCCTGGGATATATTAGACGGCAAACAGTAAGAGTGAATAACGTTCGTGAACGGTAG
- a CDS encoding ACP phosphodiesterase: MNFLAHSYLAFSDGHIVGQFLQDFIRNKDRFSFPPEIVEGILLHREIDTFTDAHPEIHEAKKVFSPLVRLYSGAFVDVAFDYFLANHLPEETLKLHAERVYGVLGHHLHLFPPPFHRMLEGMERDNWLYHYREEQGIHFSFRNVLNKARYLDKNLAVFEVFLNNRPQLEAHFMKFFPDLVRHAETFNSRFRI, from the coding sequence ATGAATTTTTTGGCACATTCCTACCTGGCATTTTCGGACGGACATATCGTGGGACAGTTCCTGCAGGATTTCATCCGGAACAAAGACCGGTTTTCGTTTCCGCCTGAAATTGTGGAAGGGATACTGCTGCACCGCGAGATTGATACCTTTACGGATGCGCATCCTGAGATCCATGAGGCCAAAAAGGTTTTCAGTCCACTCGTGCGGCTCTATTCGGGCGCGTTTGTAGATGTAGCGTTTGACTATTTCCTGGCCAACCACTTACCTGAAGAAACTTTAAAACTGCATGCAGAAAGGGTTTACGGAGTTTTGGGACACCATCTGCATCTTTTCCCGCCCCCATTTCACCGAATGCTTGAGGGAATGGAAAGAGATAACTGGCTTTATCATTACCGGGAGGAGCAGGGCATTCATTTTTCATTCCGTAACGTCCTGAACAAGGCGAGATATCTGGATAAAAACCTGGCTGTTTTCGAGGTCTTCCTGAACAACAGACCTCAGCTTGAAGCTCATTTCATGAAATTTTTCCCCGACCTGGTGAGACATGCTGAAACTTTCAACAGCCGCTTTCGCATCTAG